The following coding sequences are from one Acidobacteriota bacterium window:
- the fabF gene encoding beta-ketoacyl-ACP synthase II, giving the protein MKRRVVVTGVGLVTPIGNDVPTTWNGLMSGVNGADDIKRFDTEKFSVKFACEVKGFDPLSFLDKKEARRMGAFTHFALAASDEAMKHSGLVIDESNADMVGTYISSGIGDFWAIEREHEKLLNSGPDRVSPFFIVSAIVNLAAGNVSIRHGAKGPNSATATACSAGAHAIGDSFRIIERGDADAMICGGAESAITPMSVAGFASMRALSTRNDDPKRASRPFDAERDGFVIGEGSGIMILEELEFAKARGANILAEIVGYGMSGDAFHVTMPDETGSGAIRVMEKAIKDAGISPEQIGYVNAHGTSTPYNDKFESLAIKKVFGEHAKNGLAVSSTKSMTGHALGAAGGIEAVFSVLAIKEGKLPPTINYEFPDPECDLDYIPNEARETQVEYALSNSFGFGGTNACLIFKRYSE; this is encoded by the coding sequence ATGAAACGTCGAGTTGTAGTAACCGGAGTTGGTCTCGTTACGCCGATCGGTAACGACGTTCCAACCACCTGGAACGGCTTGATGAGCGGCGTCAACGGCGCCGACGATATCAAGCGTTTCGACACCGAGAAGTTCTCGGTCAAGTTTGCCTGCGAGGTGAAGGGTTTCGATCCGCTCAGCTTTCTCGATAAGAAGGAAGCCCGCCGGATGGGAGCCTTTACGCATTTCGCCCTTGCCGCCTCAGATGAGGCGATGAAGCACAGCGGGTTGGTCATCGACGAGTCGAACGCTGACATGGTCGGTACCTATATCAGCTCGGGCATCGGTGATTTCTGGGCGATCGAGCGCGAGCACGAAAAGCTGCTCAACTCGGGTCCGGACCGCGTTTCGCCTTTCTTTATCGTTTCGGCGATCGTCAATCTTGCAGCCGGAAATGTATCTATTCGGCACGGGGCGAAAGGGCCGAATTCGGCGACCGCAACTGCATGTTCCGCCGGCGCCCATGCGATCGGCGACAGCTTTAGGATCATCGAACGCGGAGATGCGGATGCAATGATCTGTGGCGGAGCGGAAAGTGCGATCACTCCGATGTCGGTCGCCGGCTTTGCCTCCATGCGGGCGCTATCGACCAGAAACGATGATCCGAAGCGGGCATCTCGCCCGTTTGATGCCGAACGCGATGGATTCGTCATCGGCGAAGGTTCTGGCATCATGATCCTCGAAGAGCTCGAGTTCGCAAAGGCCCGCGGGGCAAACATCCTGGCCGAGATAGTCGGCTACGGAATGAGCGGCGATGCGTTCCACGTTACGATGCCGGACGAAACCGGATCTGGGGCGATCCGCGTGATGGAGAAAGCGATCAAGGACGCGGGCATCTCGCCCGAACAGATCGGCTACGTAAATGCCCACGGAACTTCGACGCCCTACAACGATAAATTTGAGTCGCTGGCGATCAAGAAGGTATTTGGCGAGCATGCCAAGAATGGGCTAGCGGTCAGTTCGACCAAATCGATGACCGGGCATGCCCTTGGGGCCGCCGGCGGTATCGAGGCCGTTTTCTCGGTGCTCGCGATCAAGGAAGGGAAACTGCCGCCGACGATCAATTACGAGTTCCCGGATCCGGAATGCGACCTCGACTATATTCCAAATGAAGCTCGCGAAACTCAGGTTGAATACGCACTCTCGAACAGCTTCGGCTTTGGCGGAACCAACGCGTGTTTGATATTCAAACGTTATTCGGAGTAA
- a CDS encoding quinone-dependent dihydroorotate dehydrogenase, producing the protein MSGVFNKLIRPMLFRLPAETAHDLGMWVLKIGLADGPGTIELPLLRTFEFGLDFPNPLGIAAGFDKNGLVIQHLASLGFGFVEVGTITYKPQPGNPKPRIFRLPEDGALINRLGFNNDGAEAVAKRLQKAEHKCVIGINIGKNKDVPNEEAVENYIAAFELLQPLADFVAVNISSPNTPNLRELQKSESLDELLAALQKRNSEIGAKPLLVKLAPDLSDGEIEDAVTVCRERGIAGIIATNTTISRDGLQSKNVSAIGAGGLSGRPLLQRSNEVIKKIYRFSDGAIPIIGVGGIFSAEDAFAKVAAGASLLQAYTGFVYGGPSFASGVLLGLARILGEQGIQNLSDAVGRDA; encoded by the coding sequence ATGAGCGGCGTTTTCAACAAATTGATCCGGCCGATGCTTTTTCGGCTACCGGCCGAAACGGCACACGACCTCGGTATGTGGGTGCTAAAGATTGGCTTGGCCGATGGGCCGGGCACCATCGAATTGCCGTTGCTGCGGACTTTTGAATTTGGCCTCGATTTCCCGAATCCGCTCGGAATTGCGGCGGGATTCGATAAAAATGGGCTCGTGATCCAACACCTTGCCAGTCTAGGCTTTGGTTTTGTCGAAGTTGGCACCATAACTTACAAGCCGCAACCCGGAAACCCAAAACCTCGGATCTTTCGGCTTCCGGAGGACGGAGCGCTGATAAATCGGCTCGGTTTCAATAACGACGGGGCCGAAGCTGTCGCAAAACGGCTGCAGAAGGCCGAGCACAAATGCGTCATCGGCATTAATATAGGAAAAAATAAAGATGTTCCAAACGAGGAAGCGGTCGAGAATTACATCGCCGCATTCGAACTGCTTCAGCCGCTGGCCGATTTTGTTGCGGTCAATATCTCCTCACCGAATACACCAAACCTTCGCGAACTGCAGAAGAGTGAAAGCCTCGACGAATTGCTCGCGGCGTTGCAAAAGCGAAACTCGGAAATCGGGGCAAAGCCGCTTTTGGTCAAGCTGGCACCCGATCTTTCTGATGGCGAGATCGAAGACGCCGTCACGGTGTGCCGTGAGCGTGGGATCGCCGGCATCATCGCCACAAATACGACCATTTCTCGCGACGGGCTTCAGTCTAAGAATGTTTCCGCCATCGGAGCAGGCGGCTTGAGCGGCCGGCCATTGCTTCAAAGGTCGAACGAAGTGATAAAAAAGATCTATCGCTTTTCTGACGGTGCGATCCCGATCATTGGCGTTGGCGGGATATTCTCGGCAGAGGATGCGTTTGCAAAGGTCGCCGCCGGGGCGTCATTGCTGCAGGCGTACACAGGGTTTGTCTATGGCGGGCCGTCTTTTGCATCAGGTGTTTTGCTCGGGCTCGCCCGGATACTGGGAGAGCAAGGGATTCAGAACCTTTCCGATGCGGTCGGCAGGGATGCTTAA
- the rpmF gene encoding 50S ribosomal protein L32 — protein sequence MPNPKRRHSKSRTRQRRAHDAIVTPQFQTDKETGEARMPHRIDPATGMYKGRQIIDVKDSE from the coding sequence ATGCCTAATCCAAAACGACGACATTCAAAATCACGTACACGTCAGCGCCGAGCTCACGATGCCATTGTGACCCCGCAGTTTCAGACCGATAAGGAAACCGGCGAGGCCCGTATGCCGCATCGCATTGACCCGGCGACGGGAATGTACAAGGGGCGTCAGATCATCGATGTCAAAGACTCCGAATAG
- a CDS encoding acyl carrier protein produces MSEVQDKIKQIIVDELGVDEAEVTENARFIEDLGADSLDLVELVMRFEEEFDIEIPDEDAEKIQSVRDAYAYVEQHKG; encoded by the coding sequence ATGTCAGAAGTTCAGGATAAGATCAAACAGATCATCGTTGATGAATTGGGTGTAGATGAAGCCGAAGTTACGGAGAATGCCCGCTTCATCGAAGACCTCGGCGCGGACTCGCTCGACCTGGTCGAGCTAGTGATGCGGTTCGAAGAAGAGTTTGACATCGAGATCCCTGACGAAGATGCTGAAAAGATCCAGAGCGTCCGGGATGCTTACGCTTACGTCGAGCAGCACAAGGGATAG
- a CDS encoding ketoacyl-ACP synthase III produces the protein MSEINAGILGMGHAYPEGVLTNADLEKIVETSDEWITSRTGIKQRHKAKENEYTSMFGTAAAKQALERAGLEPTDIDIIVCATTTPDQIMPSTGALIQAQIGATNAAGMDIFAACSGFIYGLTMVESMIRTGQIKYALVIGAEVLTKYVDYTDRGTCVIFGDGAGAAVVGPVEAPKGILATKIRSDGRYEEQLYAPGGGTKMGTTHQTIDDGQHFFKMKGNELFKVAVRSMAEISAEMLAKAGYTVDDVAIVIPHQANQRITDAVASRLGVPDEKVYSNIAELGNTSSASIPIAMDECIQSGRIKEGDLVLLTAFGGGVTWGATVIRF, from the coding sequence ATGTCTGAAATCAACGCGGGCATTCTCGGGATGGGTCACGCTTATCCGGAAGGTGTTTTAACGAACGCCGATCTGGAAAAGATCGTTGAAACCTCCGATGAATGGATCACCAGCCGAACCGGCATCAAGCAGCGCCATAAGGCCAAAGAGAACGAATATACTTCGATGTTTGGCACAGCGGCGGCGAAGCAGGCTTTGGAGCGCGCCGGACTCGAACCGACGGACATCGACATTATTGTCTGCGCAACGACCACGCCGGACCAAATAATGCCCTCGACCGGTGCATTGATCCAGGCTCAAATTGGAGCAACGAATGCCGCGGGAATGGATATATTTGCGGCGTGTTCCGGTTTCATCTACGGCCTTACGATGGTCGAATCGATGATTCGGACGGGGCAAATAAAATATGCTCTCGTGATCGGTGCCGAGGTCCTTACCAAATACGTTGACTATACAGATCGCGGGACATGCGTGATCTTTGGCGATGGCGCCGGGGCGGCGGTCGTTGGGCCGGTCGAAGCTCCGAAAGGAATTCTCGCTACAAAGATCCGGTCGGACGGCCGCTATGAAGAGCAGCTTTATGCTCCGGGTGGAGGAACCAAGATGGGAACGACCCATCAGACGATCGACGACGGCCAGCACTTCTTTAAAATGAAGGGCAACGAGCTTTTCAAGGTTGCTGTCCGGTCAATGGCGGAGATCTCGGCGGAAATGCTTGCAAAGGCGGGTTACACGGTGGACGATGTCGCGATTGTCATTCCGCATCAGGCAAACCAGCGGATCACCGATGCTGTCGCTTCTCGCCTCGGCGTTCCGGACGAAAAAGTTTATTCGAATATTGCCGAACTCGGGAATACTTCCTCGGCTTCGATACCTATTGCAATGGACGAGTGCATCCAATCGGGCCGTATCAAGGAAGGCGATCTCGTTTTGCTCACCGCGTTTGGCGGCGGCGTTACGTGGGGAGCGACGGTCATTAGGTTCTAG
- a CDS encoding DUF177 domain-containing protein yields the protein MQIEESMLGPVPLNIREEISAEALGLDEDSGLEFLGLAFEGTAVKFGRGIRIEGTIAGKANGPCARCLEPFEREISVKFRSDFIDAEHFVSRAESEVGLDELDADVVPEGPIELVEIVREQIYLAEPEREICSPDCHGLCSKCGANLNNGDCGCTDDAIDPRWEALKKLKD from the coding sequence ATGCAGATCGAAGAGTCGATGCTTGGGCCTGTGCCGCTTAATATTCGAGAGGAGATCTCTGCCGAAGCGTTAGGGCTTGACGAAGACTCGGGGCTCGAGTTTCTCGGTCTTGCGTTCGAAGGTACGGCGGTCAAGTTTGGCCGCGGCATTCGGATCGAAGGAACTATTGCCGGCAAGGCCAATGGGCCATGTGCCCGATGTCTTGAGCCCTTCGAACGGGAGATTTCCGTCAAGTTTCGGTCGGATTTTATTGACGCTGAGCACTTTGTATCGAGAGCAGAGTCGGAAGTTGGGCTCGATGAATTGGACGCCGACGTCGTGCCGGAAGGGCCGATCGAGTTGGTTGAAATTGTAAGAGAGCAGATCTATCTTGCGGAGCCTGAAAGGGAAATTTGCAGTCCGGATTGCCATGGGCTTTGCAGTAAGTGCGGTGCGAATCTCAATAACGGGGACTGCGGCTGCACGGACGATGCGATCGACCCCAGATGGGAAGCACTGAAGAAGCTTAAAGATTAA
- the fabD gene encoding ACP S-malonyltransferase, producing MAKVAFIFPGQGSQTIGMGKDLFDNFAAAREIFEQADEALGFSLSEMCFSGTEEDLAMTANTQPAILTTSVAAFRAMEAEGFDAPDFVAGHSLGEYSALVAAGVLDFADAVRTVRKRGTYMQEAVPVGVGAMAAILGSDVETVEVACADAAQGQVCSPANINSPSQIVIAGDSDAVDRACELLKERGAKRAVKLNVSAPFHCSLMMPAQERLEQDLKALEYAEFRFPIVHNVDAAVNSDETRVCDALTRQVSAPVKWLQSVRELRSNGVETVIEVGAGKVLSGLVRQIDRDVRCLNVENSESLRNTKESL from the coding sequence ATGGCGAAGGTCGCGTTCATATTTCCCGGGCAGGGAAGCCAAACGATCGGAATGGGCAAGGACCTGTTCGATAATTTTGCGGCTGCCCGCGAGATCTTTGAACAGGCCGATGAGGCTCTAGGCTTTTCGCTTTCCGAAATGTGTTTTTCGGGGACTGAAGAAGACCTCGCGATGACGGCGAATACGCAGCCCGCTATCCTGACGACCTCGGTTGCCGCCTTTCGAGCGATGGAGGCAGAGGGCTTTGACGCACCGGACTTTGTTGCAGGCCATAGCTTGGGAGAGTATTCGGCTCTGGTCGCAGCGGGCGTCTTGGATTTTGCCGATGCCGTGCGGACCGTTCGCAAACGCGGGACGTATATGCAAGAAGCTGTGCCGGTCGGAGTTGGTGCGATGGCCGCTATCTTGGGCTCGGATGTCGAAACCGTTGAAGTTGCATGTGCGGACGCAGCCCAAGGCCAAGTCTGCAGCCCGGCGAACATCAATTCGCCCTCGCAGATAGTAATCGCGGGCGATTCGGACGCAGTAGATCGAGCATGCGAACTGCTGAAAGAACGTGGAGCAAAGAGGGCAGTCAAGCTTAATGTTTCCGCACCTTTCCATTGCTCGCTGATGATGCCGGCACAGGAAAGATTGGAACAGGACCTCAAGGCCCTGGAATATGCCGAATTCCGATTCCCGATAGTGCATAATGTCGATGCGGCAGTTAACTCGGATGAAACGAGGGTTTGCGATGCTCTGACGCGGCAGGTTTCCGCACCGGTCAAGTGGCTGCAATCGGTCCGCGAGTTGAGATCGAATGGGGTGGAAACAGTCATCGAGGTCGGTGCCGGCAAAGTGCTATCTGGTCTGGTAAGGCAGATCGACCGCGACGTTCGCTGTTTGAACGTTGAGAATTCGGAGAGTTTAAGAAATACTAAGGAATCGCTATAA